The sequence below is a genomic window from Paenibacillus sp..
AGCGAAACACAGTCGCGGTTGTAACGGACGGAACCGCAGTACTGGGGTTAGGAAATATCGGTCCTTACGCGGCCGCTCCGGTTATGGAAGGGAAAGCGATGCTGTTCAAGCAGCTCGCAGGGGTGGACGCTTTTCCAATCTGCTTAGATACTACGGATCCGGAAGAAATGCTGCGGACGATTCAACATATTGCTCCGATCTTCGGCGGCATCAATTTGGAGGATATCAGTTCTCCACGCTGCTTCGAGCTCGAATCCCGCCTGACCGAAATGCTGGATATTCCCGTGTTTCATGACGATCAGCATGGTACGGCCGTAGTTGTCGTGGCTGGACTGTTGAACGCGCTTAAGGTCACGGGGAAACGAATGGACAGGGTGAGAGTCGTGGTGAACGGCATTGGCGCCGCAGGGGTTGCCATCTGCAAAATGTTGCTAAATGCGGGGGTGAAACGGTTGGTCCCGATCGACCGGGACGGAGCGATCGTCCGCGGCGGATACTACACGCAACCGATGTGGCAGTGGCTGGCTGACCAGAGCGAGGTAGAGGCGACTCCGGGAACGTTAAGGGATTTGATTTCGAATGCCGACGTATTTATCGGAGTTTCGAAGGGAGGGATCTTGACCGGCGAAGACGTCCGACGCATGGCACCTCAGCCGATCGTATTTGCCATGGCCAATCCCGATCCCGAGATCTCGCCGGAGGAAGCGCTGCCCCATGTTCGGGTATTCGCTACGGGCCGGAGCGATTATCCGAATCAAATCAATAACGTGTTAGTTTTTCCCGGCATGTTCCGGGGGGCGTTGGACTGCCGAGCGAGTCGGATCAACGAGCCGATGAAGCTCGCGGCCGCCCGCGCGATCGCCTCCGTCGTAACGGATGCGGAGCTCAACGAGCAGTACATTATCCCGAGCATCTTTAACGATCAGGTCGTCGCGAACGTGAGAAAGGCCGTCATTGAGGCGGCGATCTTAACGGGAGTGGCCCGACGAATCCCGCCGGAATTTCGGTAAGATCTGATTCGAGGATAGGTGCTCCTTCAAAAAGAGCTTCAGTGATCCCTGCGAACTACGGTTCGCAGGGAGTTATTTTTATGTTTGCGTCCGGTGTCAACTGTTTTAATGGGGAATCGCCAAACCGTCCCCTGACGAATAGATCTTGTGTCACACAGATTATTCCTCCTTGATGGTTCACCCTTTAAGAAATTCGGTTAAATCACTTAGAATGTTACTATATAATTCTTCATTCTCCGGTACTCTCATACCGAAGTTGCGGACATAATTCGGGTGAACGTAGTTTTCTGTTGTCATTGAGTTAACGTGTCCTAACAACTGTTGGATGACCGGCAGTTCCGAACCAGCTTCATACATATGTGTGGCAAAGGAATGTCGAAAGCAGTGCGCACCTCGCGGTTCAACGTTTGCCAGGGTCAGAAACTTCTTAAGTAGATTGTTTAACTCGGCGTTTGTGAATTTACTGCCTTTTTCATTCCTGAATACAAAATCACCCTCCTTGAGCATTTGTTGTTTACAATACAGGTCTAATAACTCTCCAATCCCCTTTCTAAGAGGTACCATTCGTTGAACTTTTGTTTTCGTTTTGTCTAAAAAAATATAGTCGTTGAGTCGTATTTGTCCGACACGCAAATCAAGAATTTCCCCGGGCCTGCAGCCAGTAGAAATGAGGGTTGTTAACAATAGTAAATCCCTTCTGAGGTTTTCACTGTGAGTGACAATGCTGTGCAGCAATCTAAGAATTTCGTGGCGAGTAAAAGGCTTACGTCTATTGGCCGAACGACGTGCGTAGTCCGAAACCTTGAAATCCATTTGCCGAACAGGATTGGGGAAATTATGTGTCTTGTAAAGGTGCTTGAAGAAGCTGCCGAGAGCGCTTCTCATTGATCTTAACCAGTGATAGCTTTGGTTACGATTTGCATAAAAATATTCATCCAGAAAATCAGCATCAATCGGCAAGTGACCAAGAAACCTTCCAACACTGTCCTTGTGAATATAAAACTTACTGAGATTTATTTCATGCTTGTTTTGACCGGTTTGCTCTTCTAGGTGCGCGACAAAGATGGAAAGATATTTGTTATACGTGGATTTTGAAGCTGGACCGACCTTTACAAAACTGAGAAAGGAGTTTATCTCCTTACCCAAGTTTTCCATCATAAACATCCTCCCATCGCAGTACTTGGGAAATCAAATCCTCAAAGGCAAACGGATACTTTGACATGACTTCTTGTTGGAGATCATGGGGCAACAACTGGACGTATATATAGGTCGTATTAATGTTGGTGTGTCCCATAATCATACTTAAATTGTGAATTGGCATCTTTGCTAACAAGCATCTCACCGCAAACGTATGACGGAAGGAGTGGACAGTAAGCCCCCTGTATCCCAACTTGTCGAAGATGGTTTTGCACATGTTTTGAATACTTCTTATAGAGATTTTCGTTTTGCGCTCGGTGCCAAAATCCCGGCTAAATAAGTAGCCAGTTAAGTGGGGCTCCCATCGGGGAACACCGGTTAAAGACAAGTAGTCAAGGATAACTTTTTTTAACTTGGGATACATTGGGATATAACGACTTTTGCCTCCCTTGCCCTTGTGGATATAAATATAGTTCTTTTCGACGTTGAAATCGCATATGCGCATTGAACTCAATTCACTGACTCGGCAACCTGATATTGCAAGGAAACACAGCATTGCATGACATCGATAACCATGGACTTTCTTGAGGGCCAGTTCATATACCTTTAAGAGCTGCTCTTTCTCCAGATAACGAGGGAGGAGAGGGGGGGTGTCCCAACCGAATTTATCCGAATAACGTTTCTCGGATAAATTATTCTTATAGAGAAAGGTCAACAGCGACCGAATGATGCTAGTGTAGTTATTTCGAGTACCGGGAGACAGTTCGGACTCCAATCTACCAGTGCATCCTGAGAAAAATTCCTGCAATAGTATTTCGTTTAATTCGTTTATTCGAAGATGGGGATGTTTTCTTTCAATGAAATCCTTAAAACGTCCTAAAAAATAGGAATGACGTTTCTTTGTGTGTGGTGATTTCGATGTATTTCTCAACGAGGTAAGATAACGATCGATTGCTTCGGTAACCAGTAGTTCAAAGCCATCCATGTATTCAGGACCATTGCCCGGAATCAATTCCAAAAGCTTTTTAAGCGGTATGTTAAACGCTTTAGCTACTTCTTTTGCATCATATTTAGATCGTTTTTCAATGCTCATTTTACACACTCCATTCAGAGATTGTTGGATCGTACGGCATCGTGTTTGCAAGTATTCGTTCTACGCTTCGATAGATGTAATGCATTGTTGAAACCCAATGTTTGTGGCCCATTGTTTTTGATACTTTATCGAAATCGTTACGTTCAATTGCATTTGTGGCATATGTATGTCTAAGTGATTTTGCGGAGAAGCGGGACTC
It includes:
- a CDS encoding NAD-dependent malic enzyme, translated to MAYNSLVARVELYRVTFGELASAIAKAGGDIVSIDVIRSTGESSVRDITIQVSDSQQSGIMDALQALEGVNLIHVSDRTFLAHLGGKISVESKWPVKNRDDLSRVYTPGVARVCSAIHEDPRKVFSLTIKRNTVAVVTDGTAVLGLGNIGPYAAAPVMEGKAMLFKQLAGVDAFPICLDTTDPEEMLRTIQHIAPIFGGINLEDISSPRCFELESRLTEMLDIPVFHDDQHGTAVVVVAGLLNALKVTGKRMDRVRVVVNGIGAAGVAICKMLLNAGVKRLVPIDRDGAIVRGGYYTQPMWQWLADQSEVEATPGTLRDLISNADVFIGVSKGGILTGEDVRRMAPQPIVFAMANPDPEISPEEALPHVRVFATGRSDYPNQINNVLVFPGMFRGALDCRASRINEPMKLAAARAIASVVTDAELNEQYIIPSIFNDQVVANVRKAVIEAAILTGVARRIPPEFR
- a CDS encoding tyrosine-type recombinase/integrase — protein: MMENLGKEINSFLSFVKVGPASKSTYNKYLSIFVAHLEEQTGQNKHEINLSKFYIHKDSVGRFLGHLPIDADFLDEYFYANRNQSYHWLRSMRSALGSFFKHLYKTHNFPNPVRQMDFKVSDYARRSANRRKPFTRHEILRLLHSIVTHSENLRRDLLLLTTLISTGCRPGEILDLRVGQIRLNDYIFLDKTKTKVQRMVPLRKGIGELLDLYCKQQMLKEGDFVFRNEKGSKFTNAELNNLLKKFLTLANVEPRGAHCFRHSFATHMYEAGSELPVIQQLLGHVNSMTTENYVHPNYVRNFGMRVPENEELYSNILSDLTEFLKG
- a CDS encoding site-specific integrase — its product is MSIEKRSKYDAKEVAKAFNIPLKKLLELIPGNGPEYMDGFELLVTEAIDRYLTSLRNTSKSPHTKKRHSYFLGRFKDFIERKHPHLRINELNEILLQEFFSGCTGRLESELSPGTRNNYTSIIRSLLTFLYKNNLSEKRYSDKFGWDTPPLLPRYLEKEQLLKVYELALKKVHGYRCHAMLCFLAISGCRVSELSSMRICDFNVEKNYIYIHKGKGGKSRYIPMYPKLKKVILDYLSLTGVPRWEPHLTGYLFSRDFGTERKTKISIRSIQNMCKTIFDKLGYRGLTVHSFRHTFAVRCLLAKMPIHNLSMIMGHTNINTTYIYVQLLPHDLQQEVMSKYPFAFEDLISQVLRWEDVYDGKLG